From a single Brassica napus cultivar Da-Ae chromosome C9, Da-Ae, whole genome shotgun sequence genomic region:
- the LOC106418178 gene encoding nuclear transcription factor Y subunit B-2 encodes MGDSDRDSGGGQTGNNQNGQSSLSPREQDRFLPIANVSRIMKKALPANAKISKDAKETMQECVSEFISFVTGEASDKCQKEKRKTINGDDLLWAMTTLGFEDYVEPLKVYLQRFREIEGERTGLGRPQTGGEAGEHQRDGGVGDGGGGYYGGGMGMQYQQHHQFLHQQNHMYGSTGGGGGGHSGGRS; translated from the coding sequence aTGGGAGATTCCGACAGAGATTCCGGCGGAGGACAAACCGGGAACAACCAAAACGGACAGTCTTCCCTGTCTCCGCGAGAGCAAGACAGGTTCCTCCCGATCGCTAACGTGAGCCGGATCATGAAGAAAGCTTTGCCAGCAAACGCCAAGATCTCCAAAGACGCTAAAGAGACGATGCAGGAGTGCGTCTCCGAGTTTATAAGCTTCGTCACCGGAGAGGCCTCGGATAAGTGTcagaaggagaagaggaagacgaTCAACGGCGACGATTTGCTTTGGGCTATGACCACTCTAGGGTTTGAGGATTATGTTGAACCACTTAAAGTTTACTTGCAGAGGTTTAGGGAGATCGAAGGGGAGAGGACTGGACTTGGGAGGCCGCAGACTGGTGGTGAAGCTGGGGAGCATCAGAGAGACGGTGGTGTCGGCGACGGCGGTGGAGGATACTACGGTGGTGGGATGGGGATGCAGTATCAACAGCATCATCAGTTTCTTCATCAGCAGAACCATATGTATGGGTCCACAGGCGGTGGTGGCGGCGG
- the LOC106417032 gene encoding uncharacterized protein LOC106417032, with the protein MTKKKPKKPTASKSSKPSPPAKSPPPAKSPPPLKSPSPKIDGLALSLPSATVSDALISLPADEVAQQSIEKSDPVPQSAKAPSAEFVIAVSSADPSPARDEAHANRSESSSATPQPSPSVSPPVNPATSVVKDAPCRPSNLPTVDAKSPCLSSQSDIVLDAAPTVSSEVVVAGDKGVVDAGLALTGSDVGLNVSATSNAAPGDTWCDHAKGIGTRLSKKGEPFTLPSGEACIKIPNSVIEKNRKSWEPLVLGQFYSEPPSQGTLHNIVNGIWSKYHRDIVVSKMEGFAFLFRIPNAATRNMVIKQKLWHIEGQTMFVDKWEPGVIPAKPELSSAPIWLELRKVPFQFFNEDGLERIAGLVGHPKFLHPSTANKTNLEVAKVFTIIDPRKPLPEAVNVQFESGDICRVLVSSPWMPPVCESCKEIGHISKRCPLAPKTCSLCKAANHVQANCPLKGKQNAPGKKTRRGRSKDKQKWTAVDPPVTNKSPLIGSGISPVPPEVPVKPLESKSPIKPLDPQVVLTRTEIQLHSKLGTSLDTVRGESSGTALLPQRELLRCDSGTSRGSHSDVQSDSSDVESSDSELEEGEFSTHEPDFEVVRNKKRFSGQKGWSSDDNYGFSPLGKIWIIWHPSLLVSVIYKSLQMIMAEVTWPSCQSKFFISIIYASNDVVERVSLWEEIASLAATYDLDTKPWILLGDFNQIRDPVEHSSPLSLNMDKRIRDFNKCLINESLDDLNFRDTTFTWWNKQKSAPVAKKLDRCLVNGDWYAAFPSSVALFGSPDFSDHAVMSVGLDPSRVRTKKPFRFYNFLNQNPDFLAMVCVNWFSFNVTGLAMFRLSFKLKMLKNCIRTFSHQNYSGIERKTAEAHTKLLLAQSAMLSAPNPLNASVELQAMKEWEELSSAEAAFFFQRAHINWITLGDGNSRLFHRYAASRQAHNHIHYLFADSGEKIDSQAGIENLCVGYFSDLLGSAVSQPMFVQSDLDLLFDFKCSVEQVDKFQAGFTSEDIRHAFFSLPKNKMGGPDGYTTELFTAVWSVIGPEVTEAILEFFQSGRLLKQWNAASLVLIPKKPNASLTTDFRQISCLNTVYKVISKLLASRLKEILPLMVSKSQSAFLPGRLLAENVLLATDLVNGYNTQVITPRGMLKVDLRKAFDSVRWDFIIASLRALAIPEGFIGLISECISTASFSVSVNGSSSGYFKSSKGIRQGDPLSPYLFVLAMESLSRLLTSRYAAGNINYHPRTDQLQISHLMFADDVMIFFDGSSNSLHGISECLDDFASWSGLHMNTSKTELFTAGLDPIESTAITGYGFPAGNFPIRYLGLPLMSRKLKISEYSPLINKITLIFQSWASKILSFAGRLQLLRTVIFGTVTFWLSAFMLPKGCIQAIEALCARFLWSDKSFWSIEASVSDSWAWKRLLKLRPLALQFCKTVVGNGRSASFWFDVWTPLGQLITYLGPLGPRALRIGKDVVVADATRGSDWVLPHPRSQQEVDLHSYLTTISLPLSHDCDDMVEWIAGDSSLCIFRSDTMWQVLRPREETKDWVDVVWFKGSVPKLAFTMWVANYDRLPTRTRLASWGIPISADCPFCSRDLETRDHVLLSCEYSCDFWREVLIRCNPPSSRFTEWYELLSWIRAATSKELRLLRKLATHTVIFHLWKQRNNLFHNQTSLPATTVFRSIDREMKNIISAKKHRKGFSSLMALWLR; encoded by the exons atgacgaagaagaagcctAAGAAACCTACGGCTTCAAAGTCCTCGAAGCCATCTCCTCCGGCGAAATCTCCTCCTCCGGCGAAGTCGCCTCCTCCGTTGAAATCTCCTTCTCCCAAGATTGACGGGTTGGCCCTGTCTCTTCCCTCCGCGACTGTTTCTGATGCACTAATCAGCCTCCCAGCTGATGAGGTTGCTCAACAATCGATTGAGAAGTCAGACCCAGTTCCCCAATCTGCTAAGGCTCCGTCTGCTGAGTTTGTGATCGCCGTCTCGTCGGCTGATCCATCCCCCGCGCGTGATGAAGCCCATGCGAATAGATCTGAGTCGAGCTCTGCTACTCCACAGCCGAGCCCCTCTGTTTCTCCCCCGGTAAATCCTGCAACCAGTGTCGTAAAGGACGCTCCTTGCAGGCCTTCAAACCTACCTACTGTTGATGCCAAATCCCCATGTTTGAGCTCACAATCAGATATAGTGTTAGATGCCGCACCCACAGTCTCCTCTGAAGTGGTTGTTGCAGGTGATAAAGGTGTCGTGGATGCAGGTTTAGCTCTGACAGGTTCAGATGTGGGTCTAAACGTCTCAGCCACGAGCAATGCGGCTCCTGGTGATACCTGGTGTGACCACGCGAAAGGAATCGGCACACGTCTATCCAAGAAAGGAGAACCCTTTACGTTACCTTCGGGGGAGGCTTGCATTAAGATTCCGAACTCAGTCATTGAGAAGAACAGGAAGTCTTGGGAGCCCTTGGTCTTAGGGCAGTTCTACTCGGAACCCCCGTCTCAAGGTACATTACACAACATTGTCAACGGAATATGGAGCAAATACCACCGGGACATTGTTGTTTCTAAAATGGAGGGGTTCGCCTTTCTCTTCCGCATACCTAACGCTGCAACAAGAAACATGGTTATTAAACAGAAACTCTGGCATATTGAGGGCCAAACCATGTTCGTCGACAAATGGGAACCGGGTGTTATCCCCGCTAAGCCTGAGCTCTCCTCTGCCCCTATTTGGCTGGAGCTTAGGAAGGTTCCGTTTCAGTTCTTCAATGAGGATGGTCTGGAGAGGATCGCAGGACTGGTGGGTCATCCGAAATTCTTGCACCCCTCGACAGCTAACAAAACGAACCTGGAGGTGGCGAAAGTTTTCACCATCATTGATCCTAGGAAGCCTCTGCCTGAGGCAGTTAACGTTCAGTTCGAGTCAGGCGACATCTGCAGAGTCTTGGTCTCGAGTCCTTGGATGCCCCCGGTTTGCGAGTCCTGTAAGGAAATTGGTCACATCTCCAAACGATGTCCTCTTGCTCCTAAAACTTGTTCCCTATGCAAAGCTGCTAACCATGTGCAGGCTAACTGCCCTCTTAAAGGCAAGCAGAATGCACCGGGAAAGAAGACAAGGCGCGGGAGGTCTAAGGATAAACAGAAGTGGACCGCTGTGGATCCACCCGTAACAAACAAGTCTCCTCTGATTGGCAGTGGTATTAGCCCAGTGCCTCCTGAGGTACCAGTTAAACCTCTGGAATCTAAATCTCCTATTAAACCTTTGGATCCTCAGGTGGTTCTAACTCGTACTGAGATCCAGCTCCATTCTAAGTTGGGGACGTCTCTAGATACTGTTAGAGGAGAGTCAAGTGGCACAGCACTACTGCCTCAGCGTGAGCTATTGAGGTGTGACTCAGGGACTTCTAGGGGCTCACATTCTGATGTTCAGTCAGATTCGTCTGATGTGGAATCTTCAGATTCTGAGCTAGAGGAAGGAGAATTCAGTACCCACGAGCCGGATTTTGAGGTTGTTCGTAACAAAAagagattttcaggtcagaaaG GATGGTCGTCTGATGATAACTACGGGTTTTCGCCTCTTGGCAAAATATGGATCATATGGCACCCTTCCCTTCTGGTCTCGGTTATCTACAAGTCGCTGCAGATGATCATGGCTGAAGTAACTTGGCCATCCTGTCAGTCGAAGTTCTTCATCTCTATTATTTACGCTTCCAATGATGTGGTTGAGCGGGTAAGCCTCTGGGAGGAAATTGCCTCGCTTGCTGCAACTTACGATCTAGATACAAAGCCATGGATTCTTCTTGGGGACTTTAATCAGATCAGGGATCCGGTTGAGCACTCTAGTCCTCTCTCCTTGAATATGGACAAGAGAATCAGGGATTTTAACAAATGTCTCATCAACGAAAGTCTTGACGACCTCAACTTCAGGGATACTACTTTCACTTGGTGGAATAAACAGAAGTCTGCTCCGGTGGCCAAGAAGCTGGATAGATGTCTTGTTAATGGCGATTGGTACGCTGCTTTTCCTTCTTCGGTTGCTCTTTTTGGCAGCCCTGATTTCTCAGACCATGCTGTTATGTCAGTTGGCCTGGACCCCAGCCGGGTTAGAACGAAAAAACCCTTCAGGTTCTATAACTTTCTTAACCAGAACCCGGACTTCTTAGCTATGGTTTGTGTCAACTGGTTTTCCTTCAACGTCACGGGTTTAGCAATGTTTAGGTTATCCTTCAAGCTTAAGATGTTAAAGAATTGTATCAGGACTTTTAGTCACCAGAATTACTCGGGTATTGAGAGGAAGACAGCAGAGGCTCACACTAAACTGCTACTCGCTCAGTCCGCAATGCTGTCTGCTCCTAACCCGCTAAATGCTTCCGTTGAGCTCCAAGCTATGAAAGAATGGGAAGAATTATCTTCTGCTGAAGCTGCCTTCTTCTTTCAAAGAGCTCACATTAACTGGATTACTTTGGGAGATGGCAACAGCAGATTGTTCCATAGATATGCTGCCTCGCGGCAGGCTCACAACCATATTCACTACCTTTTTGCGGATTCTGGTGAAAAGATTGATTCTCAGGCGGGTATTGAAAACCTGTGCGTTGGTTATTTCTCTGACCTTCTTGGCAGTGCAGTATCTCAGCCCATGTTTGTCCAAAGTGACCTTGATCTACTCTTTGATTTTAAATGCTCTGTGGAGCAGGTTGATAAGTTTCAGGCAGGCTTCACTTCAGAGGATATCAGACATGCTTTCTTCTCTCTACCCAAGAATAAAATGGGAGGACCGGATGGTTACACGACTGAATTATTCACTGCTGTTTGGTCAGTGATTGGCCCGGAGGTTACTGAAGCCATTCTGGAATTCTTCCAATCAGGCCGTCTCCTCAAGCAGTGGAATGCAGCGTCCCTGGTGCTCATACCGAAAAAGCCTAATGCGTCTCTTACTACTGATTTTAGACAAATTTCTTGTCTCAACACTGTGTACAAGGTGATCTCTAAGCTTCTTGCTTCCCGGCTGAAGGAGATCCTCCCTCTTATGGTTTCTAAATCCCAATCGGCCTTTCTTCCGGGACGCCTCCTAGCGGAAAATGTTCTACTTGCGACAGATCTGGTCAATGGTTATAACACTCAAGTGATCACTCCCCGTGGAATGCTGAAGGTTGATCTGCGGAAAGCATTTGATAGTGTTAGATGGGATTTTATCATTGCCTCCTTGCGTGCTCTGGCAATCCCAGAAGGCTTCATCGGACTTATCTCTGAATGTATCTCCACTGCGTCTTTCTCGGTCTCAGTCAATGGATCCTCGAGTGGTTACTTCAAAAGTAGTAAAGGGATCCGCCAAGGCGATCCCTTGTCCCCCTACCTCTTCGTTCTAGCAATGGAGAGTCTTTCTAGGCTGTTAACGTCCAGATACGCTGCTGGTAATATTAATTATCATCCTAGAACCGACCAACTTCAAATCTCTCATCTCATGTTTGCGGATGATGTGATGATTTTCTTCGACGGTAGTAGCAACAGCCTTCATGGCATCTCTGAATGTTTGGATGACTTTGCCTCATGGTCTGGTCTCCACATGAACACTTCTAAGACAGAGTTGTTCACCGCTGGCCTTGACCCTATAGAGTCCACGGCGATTACGGGTTACGGCTTCCCGGCTGGGAATTTTCCTATTAGATATTTGGGTCTCCCTCTTATGAGCCGGAAGCTCAAAATCTCAGAGTACTCTCCGCTAATCAACAAGATAACTTTGATTTTTCAATCTTGGGCTTCCAAAATCCTCTCTTTCGCCGGTAGACTACAGCTCCTCAGGACTGTAATTTTTGGCACGGTTACGTTCTGGCTCTCTGCGTTCATGCTGCCGAAGGGTTGCATTCAGGCTATTGAGGCTCTTTGTGCTCGTTTCTTATGGTCAG ATAAATCCTTCTGGTCCATTGAAGCTTCAGTTAGCGATTCTTGGGCTTGGAAAAGGCTCCTGAAGCTTCGCCCTCTGGCACTCCAGTTCTGTAAAACTGTTGTGGGTAATGGGCGCTCAGCTAGCTTCTGGTTTGATGTCTGGACTCCCTTGGGCCAGCTAATCACGTATCTGGGGCCGCTGGGTCCGAGAGCTCTGCGCATTGGAAAGGATGTTGTAGTTGCTGATGCAACGCGAGGATCAGATTGGGTTCTACCTCATCCTAGATCACAACAGGAAGTTGATCTTCACTCTTATCTCACCACTATTTCGTTGCCTCTGTCTCATGATTGTGATGATATGGTTGAATGGATTGCTGGTGATTCCTCTTTATgtattttcaggtcagatacaATGTGGCAAGTACTGCGACCTAGAGAAGAGACCAAGGATTGGGTGGATGTCGTTTGGTTCAAAGGTTCCGTCCCGAAGCTCGCATTCACAATGTGGGTTGCCAATTATGATCGCCTTCCCACCAGAACCAGGCTTGCGTCTTGGGGTATTCCGATCTCCGCTGATTGCCCGTTCTGTTCAAGAGATTTAGAGACAAGGGACCATGTTTTACTATCCTGTGAGTACAGTTGCGATTTCTGGCGAGAGGTTCTGATCCGGTGTAACCCTCCCTCCTCTAGGTTCACGGAATGGTATGAGCTTCTATCATGGATTCGAGCTGCTACCTCGAAGGAGCTAAGGCTCCTGAGGAAATTGGCTACGCACACAGTGATCTTTCACCTATGGAAACAGAGAAATAACCTCTTTCATAATCAGACTTCCCTGCCTGCGACAACTGTTTTCCGTAGCATAGATAGAGAGATGAAGAACATTATCTCCGCCAAGAAGCACCGTAAGGGGTTCAGTTCCCTTATGGCGTTATGGCTGAGATAA